Proteins found in one Zea mays cultivar B73 chromosome 1, Zm-B73-REFERENCE-NAM-5.0, whole genome shotgun sequence genomic segment:
- the LOC103645531 gene encoding protein YABBY 2: MYHTQGEGMSSAAQIAPVPEHVCYVHCNFCNTILAVSVPGHSMLNMVTVRCGHCTSLLSVNLRGLIQSLPVVQNHYSQEHFKVQNFSFTENYPEYAAPPSSSRYRMPTMLSAKGDLDHMLHVRAPEKRQRVPSAYNRFIKEEIRRIKANNPDISHREAFSTAAKNKYMWAHFPNIHFGLGPYESSNKLDETIGATGHPRKIQDPY, from the exons ATGTATCACACCCAAGGCGAAGGAATGTCGTCGGCGGCCCAGATCGCGCCGGTGCCGGAGCATGTATGCTACGTGCACTGCAACTTCTGCAACACAATTCTCGCG GTGAGTGTCCCGGGTCACAGCATGCTGAACATGGTGACAGTCCGTTGTGGGCACTGCACTAGCCTGCTGTCGGTGAACTTGAGAGGACTCATCCAATCACTCCCTGTCGTCCAGAATCACTACTCACAG GAGCATTTCAAGGTCCAAAATTTCAGCTTTACTGAGAACTATCCAGAGTATGCAGCACCACCTTCGTCTTCGAGATACCGCATGCCAACGATGTTGTCAGCAAAAGGTGATCTGGATCATATGCTGCACGTCCGTG CTCCAGAGAAGAGGCAGCGTGTTCCTTCAGCATATAACAGATTTATTAA GGAAGAGATACGAAGGATTAAAGCAAACAACCCGGACATAAGCCATAGGGAAGCTTTCAGCACTGCAGCAAAGAATAAGTACATG TGGGCACATTTTCCGAACATTCATTTTGGACTCGGGCCCTATGAAAGCAGCAACAAGCTTGATGAGACCATTGGTGCAACGGGTCATCCTCGGAAAATTCAAGATCCCTACTAA